One genomic segment of Odocoileus virginianus isolate 20LAN1187 ecotype Illinois chromosome X, Ovbor_1.2, whole genome shotgun sequence includes these proteins:
- the MED12 gene encoding mediator of RNA polymerase II transcription subunit 12 isoform X2, with amino-acid sequence MAAFGILSYEHRPLKRPRLGPPDVYPQDPKQKEDELTALNVKQGFNNQPAVSGDEHGTAKNVNFNPAKISSNFSSIIAEKLRCNTLSDTGRRKPQVNQKDNFWLVTARSQSAINTWFTDLAGTKPLTQLAKKVPIFSKKEEVFGYLAKYTVPVMRAAWLIKMTCAYYAAISETKVKKRHVDPFTEWTQIITKCLWEQLQKMAEYYRPGPAGSGGCGSTIGPLPHDVEMAIRQWDYNEKLAMFMFQDGMLDRHEFLTWVLECFEKIRPGEDELLKLLLPLLLRYSGEFVQSAYLSRRLAYFCTRRLALQLDGVSSHSSHVMSAQSTSTLPTTPAPQPPTSSTPSTPFSDLLMCPQHRPLVFGLSCILQTILLCCPSALVWHYSLTDSRIKTGSPLDHLPIAPSNLPMPEGNSAFTQQVRAKLREIEQQIKERGQAVEVRWSFDKCQEATAGFTIGRVLHTLEVLDSHSFERSDFSNSLDSLCNRIFGLGPSKDGHEISSDDDAVVSLLCEWAVSCKRSGRHRAMVVAKLLEKRQAEIEAERCGESEAADEKGSIASGSLSAPSAPIFQDVLLQFLDTQAPMLTDPRSESERVEFFNLVLLFCELIRHDVFSHNMYTCTLISRGDLAFGAPGPRPPSPFDDPADDPERKEAEGSSSSKLEDPGLSESMDIDPSSSVLFEDMEKPDFSLFSPTMPCEGKGSPSPEKPDVEKEVKPPPKEKLEGTLGVLYDQPRHVQYATHFPIPQEESCSHECNQRLVVLFGVGKQRDDARHAIKKITKDILKVLNRKGTAETDQLAPIVPLNPGDLTFLGGEDGQKRRRNRPEAFPTAEDIFAKFQHLSHYDQHQVTAQVSRNVLEQITSFALGMSYHLPLVQHVQFIFDLMEYSLSISGLIDFAIQLLNELSVVEAELLLKSSDLVGSYTTSLCLCIVAVLRHYHACLILNQDQMAQVFEGLCGVVKHGMNRSDGSSAERCILAYLYDLYTSCSHLKSKFGELFSDFCSKVKNTIYCNVEPSESNMRWAPEFMIDTLENPAAHTFTYTGLGKSLSENPANRYSFVCNALMHVCVGHHDSDRVNDIAILCAELTGYCKSLSAEWLGVLKALCCSSNNGTCGFNDLLCNVDVSDLSFHDSLATFVAILIARQCLLLEDLIRCAAIPSLLNAACSEQDSEPGARLTCRILLHLFKTPQLNPCQSDGNKPTVGIRSSCDRHLLAASQNRIVDGAVFAVLKAVFVLGDAELKGSGFTVTGGTEELPEEEGGGGSGGRRQGGRNISVETASLDVYAKYVLRSICQQEWVGERCLKSLCEDSNDLQDPVLSSAQAQRLMQLICYPHRLLDNEDGENPQRQRIKRILQNLDQWTMRQSSLELQLMIKQTPNNEMNSLLENIAKATIEVFQQSAETGSSSGNAASNMPSSSKTKPVLSSLERSGVWLVAPLIAKLPTSVQGHVLKAAGEELEKGQHLDSSSHKERDRQKQKSMSLLSQQPFLSLVLTCLKGQDEQREGLLTSLYSQVHQIVNNWRDDQYLDDCKPKQLMHEALKLRLNLVGGMFDTVQRSTQQTTEWAVLLLDIIISGTVDMQSNNELFTTVLDMLSVLINGTLAADMSSISQGSMEENKRAYMNLVKKLRKELAERQSDSLEKVYQLLPLPKPTRDVITCEPQGSLIDTKGNKIAGFDSIFKKEMLFPLLQAFKVCVVISKFQQLTIFHFLEQGLQVSTKQKLSPWDLFEGLKPSAPLSWGWFGTVRVDRRVARGEEQQRLLLYHTHLRPRPRAYYLEPLPLPPEDEEPPAPTLLEPEKKAPEPPKTDKPGAAPPSTEERKKKSTKGKKRSQPAAKTEDYGMGPGRSGPYGVTVPPDLLHHANPGSISHLSYRQSSIGLYTQNQPLPAGGPRVDPYRPMRLPMQKLPTRPPYPGVLPTTMTGVMGLEPAPYKTSVYRQQQPTAPQGQRLRQQLQAKISQGMLGQSSVHQMTSSSSYGLQTSQGYTPYVSHVGLQQHTGPAGTMVPPSYSSQPYQSTHPSTNPTLVDPTRHLQQRPSGYVHQQAPTYGHGLTSTQRFSHQTLQQTPMIGTMTPLGPQGVQAGIRSASILPEQQQQQQQQQQQQQQQQQQQQQQQQQQQQQQQQQQQQQQQQILRQQQQQQQQQQQQQQQQQQQQAAPPQPQPQSQPQFQRQGLQQTQQQQQTAALVRQLQQQLSNTQPQPSTNIFGRY; translated from the exons ATGGCGGCCTTCGGGATCTTGAGCTACGAACACCGGCCCCTGAAGCGGCCGCGGCTGGGGCCTCCTGATGTGTACCCTCAAGATCCCAAACAGAAGGAG GATGAATTAACGGCCTTGAATGTAAAGCAAGGTTTCAATAACCAGCCCGCTGTCTCTGGGGATGAACATGGCACCGCCAAGAATGTCAACTTTAATCCTGCCAAG ATCAGTTCCAACTTCAGCAGCATCATTGCAGAGAAGTTACGTTGTAACACCCTCTCTGACACCGGTAGAAGGAAGCCCCAAGTGAACCAGAAGGACAACTTCTGGCTGGTGACTGCACGATCCCAGAGTGCCATTAACACTTGGTTTACTGATCTGGCTGGCACCAAGCCACTCACACAACTTGCCAAAAAG GTCCCCATTTTCAGTAAGAAGGAAGAAGTGTTTGGGTACTTAGCCAAATACACAGTGCCTGTGATGCGGGCCGCCTGGCTCATTAAGATGACCTGTGCCTACTATGCAGCAATCTCAGAGACCAAGGTTAAGAAGAGACATGTTGACCCCTTCACAG AATGGACTCAGATCATCACCAAGTGCTTATGGGAGCAGCTTCAAAAGATGGCTGAATACTACCGGCCAGGACCTGCTGGAAGTGGGGGCTGTGGCTCCACTATAGGGCCCTTGCCCCATGATGTTGAGATGGCAATCCGGCAGTGGGACTACAATGAGAAGCTGGCCATGTTCATGTTTCAG GACGGAATGCTGGACAGACATGAGTTCCTGACCTGGGTACTTGAGTGTTTTGAGAAAATCCGCCCTGGAGAGGATGAATTGCTTAAACTGCTGCTGCCTTTGCTGCTTCGA TACTCTGGAGAGTTTGTTCAGTCTGCGTACCTCTCCCGCCGCCTTGCCTACTTCTGTACACGGAGACTGGCCCTGCAGCTGGATGGTGTGAGCAGTCACTCATCTCATGTGATGTCCGCTCAGTCAACAAGCACACTGCCTACCACCCCTGCTCCTCAGCCCCCAACTAGCAGCACACCCTCTACACCCTTTAGTGACCTGCTTATGTGCCCTCAGCACCGGCCCCTAGTTTTTGGCCTCAGCTGTATCCTTCAG ACCATCCTCCTGTGTTGTCCTAGTGCCCTGGTTTGGCACTATTCACTGACTGATAGTCGAATCAAGACTGGCTCACCACTTGACCACCTGCCTATTGCACCCTCCAACCTGCCCATGCCAGAGGGTAACAGTGCCTTCACTCAACAG GTCCGTGCAAAGTTGCGGGAGATCGAGCAACAGATCAAGGAGCGAGGACAGGCCGTTGAGGTTCGCTGGTCTTTTGATAAGTGCCAGGAAGCTACTGCAG GCTTCACCATTGGACGAGTACTCCATACTTTGGAAGTGTTGGACAGCCATAGTTTTGAACGCTCTGACTTCAGCAACTCTCTCGATTCCCTCTGTAATCGAATCTTTGGATTGGGGCCTAGCAAGGATGGGCACGAG ATCTCCTCAGATGATGATGCGGTGGTATCATTACTGTGTGAATGGGCTGTCAGCTGCAAGCGTTCTGGTCGGCATCGAGCGATGGTGGTAGCCAAgctgctggagaagagacaggcagAGATTGAGGCTGAG CGTTGTGGAGAATCAGAAGCTGCAGATGAGAAGGGTTCCATTGCCTCTGGCTCCCTTTCTGCTCCCAGTGCTCCCATTTTCCAAGATGTCCTCTTACAGTTTCTGGATACACAGGCTCCCATGCTGA cgGACCCCCGAAGTGAGAGTGAGCGAGTGGAATTCTTTAACTTGGTACTGCTGTTCTGTGAACTGATTCGACATGATGTTTTCTCCCACAACATGTACACTTGCACCCTCATCTCCCGAGGGGACCTTGCCTTCGGAGCCCCTGGTCCCCGGCCTCCCTCTCCCTTTGATGACCCAGCTGATGACCCAGAGCGCAAGGAGGCtgagggcagcagcagcagcaagctggaG GATCCAGGGCTCTCAGAGTCTATGGACATTGACCCTAGCTCCAGTGTGCTCTTTGAGGACATGGAGAAGCCTGATTTCTCA TTGTTCTCCCCCACTATGCCCTGTGAGGGGAAGGGCAGTCCATCCCCTGAGAAACCAGATGTTGAGAAGGAGGTGAAGCCCCCACCCAAGGAGAAGCTAGAAGGAACCCTTGGGGTTCTTTATGACCAGCCACGGCATGTGCAGTATGCCACACACTTTCCCATCCCCCAG GAGGAGTCATGCAGCCATGAGTGCAACCAGCGGTTGGTCGTACTGTTTGGGGTGGGAAAGCAGCGAGATGATGCCCGCCATGCCATCAAGAAAATTACCAAGGATATCCTGAAGGTTCTGAACCGCAAGGGGACAGCAGAAACTG ACCAGCTTGCTCCTATTGTGCCTCTGAATCCTGGAGACCTGACATTCTTAG GTGGGGAGGATGGACAGAAGCGGCGACGAAACCGACCTGAAGCTTTTCCCACTGCTGAGGATATCTTTGCTAAGTTCCAGCACCTTTCACATTATGACCAACACCAGGTCACGGCTCAG GTCTCCCGGAATGTTCTGGAGCAGATCACGAGCTTTGCCCTTGGCATGTCATACCACTTGCCTCTGGTGCAGCATGTGCAGTTTATCTTCGACCTCATGGAATATTCACTCAGCATCAGTGGCCTCATCGACTTTGCCATTCAG CTGCTGAATGAACTGAGTGTAGTCGAGGCCGAACTGCTTCTCAAATCCTCAGATCTGGTGGGCAGCTACACCACTAGCCTGTGCCTGTGCATCGTGGCTGTCCTGCGCCACTATCACGCCTGCCTCATCCTCAACCAGGACCAGATGGCACAGGTCTTTGAGGG GCTGTGTGGCGTAGTCAAGCATGGGATGAACCGGTCTGATGGTTCCTCTGCAGAACGCTGTATCCTTGCATATCTCTATGATCTGTACACCTCCTGTAGCCATTTAAAGAGCAAATTTGGGGAACTCTTCAG TGACTTCTGCTCCAAGGTGAAGAACACCATCTACTGCAATGTGGAGCCATCAGAGTCCAACATGCGCTGGGCACCCGAGTTCATGATCGACACTTTAGAGAACCCCGCCGCTCACACCTTCACCTACACGGGGCTAGGCAAGAGTCTTAGTGAGAACCCTGCTAACCGCTACAGCTTTGTCTGCAATGCCCTTATGCACGTCTGTGTGGGGCACCATGATTCGGATAG GGTGAATGACATCGCCATCCTGTGTGCAGAGCTGACCGGCTATTGCAAGTCACTGAGTGCAGAGTGGCTGGGAGTGCTTAAGGCCTTGTGCTGCTCCTCTAACAATGGCACTTGTGGTTTCAACGATCTCCTCTGCAATGTAGAT GTCAGTGACCTGTCTTTTCACGACTCCCTGGCCACTTTTGTTGCCATCCTCATCGCTCGGCAGTGTTTGCTCCTGGAGGATCTGATTCGCTGTGCAGCTATCCCTTCACTCCTTAATGCTG CTTGCAGTGAACAGGACTCCGAGCCAGGGGCCCGGCTTACCTGCCGCATCCTCCTCCACCTTTTCAAGACACCTCAACTCAATCCTTGCCAATCGGATGGAA ACAAGCCTACTGTAGGAATCCGCTCCTCCTGTGACCGCCACCTGCTGGCTGCCTCCCAGAACCGCATCGTGGATGGAGCTGTGTTTGCTGTTCTCAAGGCTGTGTTTGTACTTG GGGATGCAGAACTGAAGGGTTCGGGCTTCACTGTGACAGGAGGAACAGAAGAACTtccagaggaggagggaggaggtggcaGTGGTGGTCGGAGGCAGGGTGGCCGCAACATCTCTGTGGAGACAGCCAGTCTGGATGTCTATGCCAAGTACGTGCTACGCAGCATCTGCCAGCAG GAATGGGTAGGAGAACGTTGCCTTAAATCACTGTGTGAGGACAGCAATGACCTGCAAGACCCAGTGTTGAGCAGTGCCCAGGCCCAGCGCCTCATGCAGCTTATCTGCTACCCACATCGGCTGCTGGACAACGAGGATGGAGAAAACCCACAGCGGCAACGCATTAAGCGTATTCTCCAG AACTTGGACCAGTGGACCATGCGCCAGTCTTCATTGGAACTGCAGCTCATGATCAAGCAGACCCCTAACAAT GAGATGAATTCCCTCTTAGAGAACATTGCCAAGGCCACAATCGAGGTTTTCCAGCAGTCTGCAGAGACAGGGTCATCTTCTGGAAATGCTGCAAGCAACATGCCCAGCAGCAGCAAGACCAAGCCTGTGCTCAG CTCCCTAGAACGCTCCGGTGTATGGCTGGTGGCTCCTCTCATTGCCAAACTGCCCACCTCAGTCCAGGGGCATGTGTTAAAGGCTGCTGGGGAAGAGTTGGAGAAGGGCCAGCACCTGGACTCCTCTTCCCACAAAGAACGTGATCGACAAAAGCAAAAGAG CATGTCCCTGTTGAGCCAGCAGCCCTTCTTATCCCTGGTGCTGACATGTCTGAAGGGCCAGGATGAGCAGCGTGAGGGACTCCTTACCTCCCTCTACAGCCAGGTCCACCAG ATTGTGAATAATTGGAGAGATGACCAGTATTTAGACGATTGCAAACCAAAGCAGCTGATGCATGAGGCACTCAAACTGCGGCTCAACCTG GTGGGGGGCATGTTTGACACGGTGCAGCGCAGCACCCAGCAGACCACAGAGTGGGCTGTGCTCCTCCTGGATATCATCATCAGCGGCACTGTCGACATGCAGTCCAACAA CGAGCTCTTCACCACTGTCCTAGACATGCTAAGTGTGCTCATCAATGGGACCCTAGCTGCGGACATGTCCAGCATCTCCCAGGGCAGCATGGAGGAAAACAAACGTGCCTACATGAACCTGGTGAAGAAGCTGCGG AAAGAATTGGCGGAACGCCAGTCAGATAGTCTGGAAAAAGTTTACCAGCTGCTGCCACTGCCCAAGCCAACTCGAGATGTGATCACGTGTGAGCCGCAGGGCTCTCTTATAGACACCAAGGGCAACAAGATTGCTGGCTTCGACTCTATCTTCAAGAAGGAG ATGCTTTTCCCTCTCCTGCAAGCCTTCAAGGTCTGTGTTGTAATTTCCAAGTTTCAGCAGctcactatttttcattttctggagcAGGGTCTTCAGGTTTCCACCAAACAAAAGCTCTCTCCCTGGGATCTTTTTGAGGGCTTGAAGCCATCAGCGCCACTATCTTGGGGCTGGTTTGGAACAGTCCGGGTGGACCGGCGCGTGGCCCGTGGAGAGGAGCAGCAGCGGCTGCTGCTGTACCACACACACCTGAGGCCCCGGCCCCGTGCCTACTACCTGGAGCCACTGCCACTGCCTCCAGAAGATGAggaaccccctgcccccaccctgttAGAGCCTGAAAAAAAGGCTCCAGAGCCCCCCAAAACTGACAAACCTGGAGCTGCTCCACCCAGCACTGAGGAACGCAAGAAGAAGTCCACTAAGGGCAAGAAGCGCAGCCAGCCTGCCGCCAAGACGGAA GACTATGGAATGGGCCCAGGTCGAAGCGGCCCCTACGGAGTGACAGTGCCTCCAGACCTCCTGCACCATGCCAACCCTGGCTCCATCTCCCACCTTAGCTACAGGCAGAGCTCCATAGGCCTCTACACCCAGAACCAGCCACTGCCAGCAG GTGGCCCCCGCGTGGACCCATACCGCCCCATGCGGTTACCGATGCAGAAGCTGCCTACCCGCCCACCTTACCCTGGAGTGCTGCCCACGACCATGACTGGTGTCATGGGACTGGAACCTGCCCCCTACAAGACATCTGTGTACCGACAGCAGCAGCCTACAGCGCCCCAAGGACAGCGCCTTCGCCAACAGCTCCAGGCAAAGATA AGTCAGGGGATGTTGGGACAGTCATCTGTCCATCAGATGACTTCCAGTTCTTCGTACGGTTTGCAGACCTCCCAG GGCTATACTCCTTATGTTTCTCATGTGGGATTGCAGCAACACACAGGCCCTGCAGGTACCATGGTGCCCCCCAGCTACTCCAGCCAGCCTTACCAGAGCACCCACCCTTCTACCAATCCTACTCTTGTAGATCCTACTCGCCACCTGCAGCAGCGGCCCAGTGGCTATGTGCACCAGCAGGCCCCAACCTATGGACATGGGCTGACCTCCACTCAAAG